One Camelina sativa cultivar DH55 chromosome 3, Cs, whole genome shotgun sequence genomic window carries:
- the LOC104766158 gene encoding uncharacterized protein LOC104766158: protein MDSGDKNSMEGTPAYTERDSGIVAISPLCDHYNNQMRIDSPTTCSDEEIIESLYQNIFSIALSLQIEESGCGSHTPLSAPCPGAPMKLTKLSRNIDPGFQRKLF from the coding sequence ATGGACTCCGGAGACAAAAACTCCATGGAAGGAACACCAGCTTACACGGAACGAGACAGTGGAATCGTTGCAATATCTCCACTATGTGATCACTACAATAATCAAATGAGAATTGATTCTCCTACTACTTGTTCCGATGAAGAAATCATCGAGTCTTTGTATCAAAACATCTTTAGtattgctctctctcttcaaataGAGGAATCTGGTTGTGGTTCTCACACACCTCTCTCTGCGCCTTGCCCTGGAGCTCCCATGAAGCTTACCAAGTTATCAAGAAACATCGATCCAGGATTCCAAAGAAAACTCTTTTGA
- the LOC104778611 gene encoding uncharacterized protein LOC104778611: PLQDLKKKPKYLVTFTVGFEQRNNINAAVKKFSEDFQILLFHYDGRTTEWDQFEWSKKAIHISAKKQTKWWYAKRFLHPDVVSAYEYILIWDEDLGVEHFNADRYIELVKKHGLEISQPGLEPNNGLTWEMTKRRGDRDVHKETKEKPGWCSRKHLPPCAAFVEIMAPVFSREAWRCVWHMIQNDLVHGWGLDFALRRCVEPAHEKIGVVDSQWIIHQVIPSLGSQGESEKGKSPWQGVRERCRNEWTMFQDRVAEADKAYMEQHKVRE; this comes from the exons CCTCTAcaggatttgaagaagaaaccaaagtatCTCGTAACTTTTACAGTTGGGTTTGAGCAGAGGAACAATATAAATGCAGCTGTTAAGAAG TTTTCTGAAGATTTCCAAATCCTGCTGTTCCATTATGACGGCCGGACAACTGAATGGGACCAGTTTGAGTGGTCAAAAAAAGCGATACATATCAgtgcaaaaaaacaaacaaaatg GTGGTATGCAAAGAGATTTTTGCATCCTGATGTTGTTTCAGCTTAtgagtatatattaatatgggATGAAGATCTTGGGGTCGAGCACTTCAATGCAGATAG GTACATTGAGTTAGTTAAGAAGCATGGTTTGGAGATTTCTCAACCAGGGTTAGAGCCAAACAACGGACTTACATGGGAAATGACAAAGAGGAGAGGTGACCGAGATGTCCACAA agaaacaaaagaaaaaccagGATGGTGCAGCCGCAA ACATTTACCTCCATGTGCTGC GTTTGTTGAGATTATGGCACCCGTATTTTCTAGAGAAGCATGGCGATGTGTATGGCATATGATTCAG AATGATCTTGTTCATGGATGGGGTCTTGATTTTGCTCTGAGACGATGCGTTGAG CCTGCTCATGAGAAGATAGGTGTGGTAGATTCACAATGGATTATCCATCAAGTGATTCCTTCCCTTGGTAGTCAG GGTGAGTCGGAAAAGGGGAAATCTCCATGGCAAGGG GTGAGAGAGAGATGCAGAAACGAATGGACGATGTTCCAGGACCGCGTAGCAGAAGCAGATAAAGCGTATATGGAACAACACAAAGTAAGAGAATAA
- the LOC104766149 gene encoding uncharacterized protein LOC104766149: MNSSGSENMENETQRGNQNSNRPDASSPPPPSSPSSSSKSTCAICLDEIKKDDGKALFTAECSHSFHFDCITSNVKHGNRICPLCRVQWTQVPLFHGYHPVPVFPAQVGFEDDEPLPHGETQIQSAAHRSDHPAVEIKLFPEVSALAKPVSRGDFAALVHLKAEGVSDDERRTRAPLDLIAVLDVSGSMHGVKLELMKKAMGFVIQNLGETDRLSVISFSSTALRLFPLRLMSDTGKQAAMQAVNSLAARGGTNIAEGLKIGARVIEGRRWKNPVSGMILLSDGQDNHTLSHSRVHLRADYESLLPSSCRIPIHTFGFGSDHDAQLMHTISAVSRGTFSFIETENVIQDAFAQCIGGLLSVVILEQVVEIECVHEQGLKISSIKAGSYRSRIASNGRSATIDVGDMYAEEQRDFVVILGIPCCDNASAESESMSLLKVRCVYKDPVTEGIVRVDSGEVSIQRPMELTGEEAVVSIEVDRELNRFLVAEAMSEARVLADGGNLSAAVEILKHRAEELSKTASARVGDSLCQTLSAELKTLQERMASRNMYEGSGRAYIYSSMSSLSAQRETTRGTISDNIVIEMYKKKC; encoded by the exons ATGAACTCATCGGGAAGCGAAAACATGGAGAACGAAACTCAACGCGGAAATCAAAACTCGAACCGCCCCGATGCTTCTTCTCCTCCCCCGCcgtcttctccttcctcttcctctaaG AGCACATGCGCGATTTGCTTGGATGAGATTAAAAAGGACGACGGGAAGGCTCTGTTTACTGCAGAGTGCTCTCACTCGTTTCATTTTGATTGTATAACCTCAAACGTGAAACACGGAAACAGGATTTGCCCTTTATGCAGAGTTCAATGGACACAAGTCCCTTTGTTTCATGGTTACCACCCTGTCCCTGTCTTTCCGGCTCAAGTGggttttgaagatgatgagCCTTTACCTCACGGAGAGACACAAATCCAGAGTGCTGCTCATCGCTCAGATCATCCAGCCGTAGAGATTAAACTCTTCCCTGAAGTCTCTGCGCTGGCCAAACCGGTCAGTCGTGGCGATTTTGCTGCTCTGGTTCATCTTAAGGCTGAGGGTGTGAGCGATGATGAAAGGCGCACTCGTGCTCCCTTGGACCTCATTGCGGTTCTTGATGTGAGTGGTAGCATGCACGGAGTAAAATTAGAGCTTATGAAAAAGGCAATGGGTTTTGTGATTCAGAATCTTGGTGAGACTGATAGGCTCTCTGTAATTTCCTTCTCCTCCACGGCTCTTCGACTATTCCCTCTTAGACTGATGTCTGATACGGGGAAGCAAGCGGCGATGCAAGCTGTTAACTCCTTGGCTGCTAGAGGCGGGACAAACATTGCAGAGGGGCTCAAGATTGGTGCAAGAGTGATTGAGGGCAGGCGGTGGAAGAACCCTGTTTCTGGAATGATTCTTTTGTCCGACGGACAGGACAATCATACTCTTTCTCATTCCAGGGTCCATCTCAGAGCAGATTACGAGTCTTTGCTTCCGAGTTCTTGCCGGATCCCAATTCATACCTTTGGATTTGGCTCAGATCACGATGCTCAGCTAATGCACACAATTTCAGCAGTCTCTAGAGGCACGTTTTCGTTCATCGAAACAGAGAATGTGATTCAGGATGCTTTTGCGCAGTGTATCGGAGGGCTTCTCAGCGTAGTGATTCTTGAGCAAGTTGTTGAAATCGAATGCGTTCACGAGCAGGGCCTGAAAATATCCTCTATAAAAGCAGGAAGCTACAGGAGCCGCATAGCATCAAATGGGAGAAGCGCCACAATCGATGTTGGAGATATGTACGCAGAAGAACAAAGGGACTTCGTGGTGATTCTTGGAATCCCGTGCTGCGACAATGCGTCTGCTGAATCCGAATCTATGTCATTGCTGAAGGTCAGATGCGTCTACAAAGATCCTGTTACGGAAGGGATAGTCCGTGTGGATTCTGGAGAAGTAAGCATCCAAAGGCCAATGGAGCTAACAGGAGAGGAAGCAGTGGTGTCCATTGAGGTTGACAGGGAACTAAACAGGTTCCTTGTTGCAGAAGCCATGTCAGAGGCTAGGGTTTTAGCAGATGGGGGTAATCTGAGCGCGGCAGTAGAGATTCTAAAACACCGAGCGGAAGAATTATCCAAGACAGCGTCAGCTCGAGTTGGTGATAGTCTTTGTCAAACACTGTCGGCGGAGCTAAAAACTTTGCAAGAAAGGATGGCGAGCCGGAATATGTACGAAGGATCAGGGAGAGCGTACATATACTCGAGCATGAGTTCTCTATCGGCTCAAAGAGAAACGACTCGTGGTACTATATCTGACAATATAGTGATTGAGATGTATAAGAAAAAGTGTTAA
- the LOC104766169 gene encoding uncharacterized protein LOC104766169 yields MESPNELREAKPDLDSNDSLNNLLDPSSPSSSDASRSSVDSTRPDSSRPHSSPFSRFSKGRCAICLYEIRKEDGKAIFTAECSHSFHFDCITSNVKHGNRICPLCRVQWKQVPLSDVDSLPTSLPQRGFEDDEPLPHGETQFQSDAAHRPHHQSLQIKLFPEVSALAKPVTRSDFAVLVHLKAEGVSDDARRARAPLDLITVLDVSGSMEGVKMELMKNAMGFVIQNLGETDRLSVISFSSTARRLFPLRLMSETGKQAAMEAVNSLVAGGGTNIAEGLKIGARVIEDRRWKNPVSGMMLLSDGQDNFTLSHSRVHLRADYESLLPSSCRIPIHTFGFGSDHDAELMHTISAVSSGTFSFIETETVIQDAFAQCIGGLLSVVILEQVVEIECVHERGLKISSIKAGSYRSHIASDARTATIDVGDMYAEEERDFLVILEIPCCDNNGSADSESVSLLKVRCVFKDPVTKEIVRVESDELSIQRPMKLTGEEVVSIEVDRQLNRFLVSQAMSEARVLADGGDLTAAIGILRNRERELSETPSARSSDRLCQSLSSELNALQERMTSRRMYRTSGRAYAFSSMSSHSAQRATARGDSTQGLSPVQAYQTSSMARMVTRSQQLVFESPKASPARESQSRI; encoded by the exons atggagAGCCCCAACGAATTGCGAGAAGCGAAACCGGATCTGGACTCCAACGACTCTCTCAATAATCTTCTCGatccttcatctccttcttctagCGATGCCTCAAGATCATCCGTTGACTCCACTCGACCCGATTCTTCACGCCCtcactcttctcctttctcCCGCTTCTCtaag GGCAGGTGCGCGATCTGCTTGTATGAGATTAGGAAGGAAGACGGGAAGGCTATATTTACTGCAGAGTGTTCTCACTCCTTCCATTTCGATTGTATAACCTCCAACGTTAAACACGGAAACAGGATTTGCCCTTTGTGCAGAGTTCAGTGGAAGCAAGTCCCTTTGTCTGATGTTGACTCTCTCCCTACCTCTCTGCCTCAAAGGggttttgaagatgatgagCCTTTACCTCACGGAGAGACACAATTCCAGAGTGATGCTGCTCATCGTCCCCATCATCAATCCCTCCAGATTAAACTCTTCCCTGAAGTGTCCGCGCTGGCGAAACCGGTTACTCGTAGTGATTTTGCTGTTCTGGTTCATCTTAAGGCTGAGGGTGTGAGTGATGATGCTAGGCGCGCTCGTGCTCCTTTGGATCTCATTACCGTGCTTGATGTTAGTGGGAGCATGGAAGGAGTCAAAATGGAGCTCATGAAAAACGCTATGGGTTTTGTGATTCAGAATCTTGGTGAGACCGATAGGCTCTCTGTTATTTCCTTCTCCTCCACGGCTCGTCGACTATTTCCTCTTAGACTGATGTCTGAGACGGGGAAGCAAGCGGCGATGGAGGCTGTTAACTCCTTGGTTGCTGGGGGCGGGACAAACATCGCAGAGGGGCTCAAGATTGGTGCAAGAGTCATTGAGGATAGGCGGTGGAAGAACCCTGTTTCCGGAATGATGCTTTTGTCCGATGGACAGGACAACTTTACTCTTTCTCATTCCAGGGTCCATCTCAGAGCAGATTACGAGTCTTTGCTTCCAAGTTCTTGCCGGATCCCTATTCATACCTTTGGGTTCGGCTCAGATCACGATGCTGAGCTAATGCACACGATCTCAGCAGTCTCTAGTGGCACGTTTTCGTTCATCGAAACAGAGACTGTGATTCAGGATGCTTTTGCGCAGTGTATTGGAGGGCTTCTCAGTGTAGTGATTCTTGAACAAGTTGTTGAAATCGAATGCGTTCATGAGCGTGGCCTGAAAATATCTTCCATAAAGGCAGGAAGCTATAGAAGCCATATAGCATCTGATGCAAGAACCGCCACAATCGATGTTGGAGACATGTAcgcagaagaagaaagggacTTCCTAGTGATTCTTGAAATTCCATGCTGCGACAACAATGGGTCTGCTGATTCTGAATCTGTGTCGTTGCTAAAGGTTAGATGCGTCTTCAAAGATCCTGTTACGAAAGAGATTGTCCGTGTGGAATCTGACGAATTAAGCATCCAAAGGCCAATGAAGCTAACAGGAGAAGAAGTGGTGTCCATAGAGGTTGACAGGCAGTTAAACAGGTTCCTTGTTTCACAAGCTATGTCAGAAGCTAGGGTTTTAGCGGATGGAGGTGACCTGACCGCAGCAATTGGAATTCTTAGAAACCGTGAGAGAGAATTATCAGAGACACCGTCTGCTCGATCGAGTGATAGGCTTTGTCAATCACTGTCCTCCGAGTTGAATGCGTTGCAAGAAAGGATGACGAGCAGGAGGATGTACAGAACATCAGGGCGAGCTTACGCCTTCTCGAGCATGAGCTCGCATTCGGCTCAAAGGGCAACGGCTCGTGGAGACTCGACCCAGGGTTTAAGCCCGGTACAGGCTTATCAGACGTCTTCAATGGCTCGTATGGTGACTCGGTCTCAGCAACTGGTGTTCGAAAGCCCTAAAGCATCCCCTGCTCGTGAAAGCCAAAGCCGAATTTGA
- the LOC104778612 gene encoding helicase protein MOM1: protein MMKKDEKNSTARRTIYTRSVAASTPASVEQETPGLRRSTRGMPTKQPITPLSATRKSERLAPSLASVSKKSAGMEKKHTSSPLRRSDRGKNVVPAPQSSKGSDNPSRNADTSPNIQQSKEIKENNVEESTNEIKKREPTMSARSFRALFRRPDNKSEALVDASNDEELVVVGCSRRVPASNDDAENMVLDASATVETRDGNAIGSPSKNSENQKLLFSRTSLVLPLESKKDSTEIELDACAIASNGDDRILSSDGVIPSQSGCDDAAAQDNNTDCLPQPAQDGTDSPLISSRDAEKVTLDASSMVETEDGNAIGSSSKNSETQKLLFSKTSLEMDIGHSLKRKRSSEEFELDACDIVANGDDRVMSPEVVIPSPSGCKNDDRPVMCNTCGKRQKVNSDFENLSRCSCITQPVDESDHVTQDMEENEPAVSRDYEENRQMQHGKSSDPKLYSSMYPEYWVPVQLSDVQLEQYCRTLFSKSLSLSSLSKIDLGALEETLMSVRKTCDHPYVMDASLKQLLTKNLEFHEIVDVEIQASGKLHLLDSMLNHIKTNSLKAVVFYQATRQHKAVDRPLTHALLMWGASYLFDKLDHFHGNETPDSRASFEQSIMNGVVREFSSILSSKDGEENGGKLCLLWEAKHDQGTYSSDSTLFGEKHNNLSDEDSPNIFWTNLLGGKNPMWKYASDTPQRNRKRVQYFEGSAESPKLDDDGNTKKRKKASGDFTDVQVDNDEKKASGKDLMGALESPKVALQPACKSTSGTDATLDESDAFGLYSVGVHISRIPEDMLFGYDWKKTPRESQRKLHADLKSEMAKLCQVLHLSEACTSMVEKFLEYVFENHLIYEEPATTLQAFQIALSWIAALLVKEKLSHKESLVRAKSELAFYCSRVEVNYIFTILSCMKSLFLERTQGLQCDCFGTTSSQSMVSTKQVNESLSGARVRQGKNNIKSMRSSEGEECTTEKRCSHYSTATKDINETIKDIKKKCKRQLQKLGQEHEEKKVELLNMHADKKEKLETRKNLEAAVIRLSRSRKSTQVDDIKRLEHDFERKFDEINSEKTECLQSLEQMHEAAKKKLAEDEACWISRIKNWAQAELKICVPIKSGNKHLSEISSSNTSKNACDVQTCNDASVEATYTDTNCMASKVNQVPEAENTLGTMSGGTNQQVPELVVLRNDEVMDVLTLSPEQPTENVATKSQSSEHASLTVPEILIPAGCQEEFAALNVRLPEYQNCDRITSAAPDEDVSSRVPEVSQSLANLAKSPSPEVSLNREEALVTTENNRTDHVDTDADNILAQQNRETYSLDKEIPDEVALPKPHPAAVVETRGATESDQDDPMPSSPAGKQSEPTANTQGQNIEEVIEPQSVEPETVEATDYAASNQGDRVTCPSPSSPAGNQPVPEANIEGQNINTLSAEPHIAGPDAVESGDYAISDQDTMVAQDACSLPSTLVGANIEGQNITTVAQLPADGLDAVESGGTPVSDQGARDASPRPLSLPGIHPDAEVNIEGLNNTAVAESHTTGSNACEMEIAEAGPQVERSTLTNLVHEGGVEPSAGVTAPVPSFLSNVMGQSAAQPVPQVPFPVFNDPFLHDLERLRRESENSKKIYEEKKSVLKSELERKMAELRAEFQRRFQEVEAENNTKTTEIETNKNLVIMNKLLANAFLSKCTEKKTSPSAAPRGKIQQLAQRVSTQRNYTAPALSPAPAAGPLQLQASSYPAPAPAQTPLQTQASLCPSSVSRPSGRPLNSAVCTMPQPRQPLISNTTPTLSASPATNQVANASLRSSAPHLNSYRPSSSSPGSTTTPTSAPPLQALTYSGLLIQQQQQQEQQPQQGLSRGLQGNENVVCLSDDE, encoded by the exons atgatgaagaaagatgaaaagaatAGTACGGCGAGGAGAACCATTTACACGAGATCCGTAGCAGCGTCAACTCCCGCCTCAGTTGAACAAGAAACCCCTGGTTTGAGGAGGTCGACCCGGGGAATGCCAACTAAACAGCCAATAACTCCACTTTCTGCTACTAGAAAGTCAGAGAGACTGGCTCCCTCACTTGCTTCAGTATCGAAAAAGTCTGCTGGAATGGAGAAGAAACACACATCGAGTCCTCTGCGAAGGTCTGATAGGGGAAAGAATGTAGTACCCGCCCCACAGAGTTCCAAAGGATCAGATAATCCTAGCCGGAACGCAGACACTTCACCGAATATTCAGCAGAGCAAggaaataaaggaaaataatgTAGAAGAGTCGACAAATGAGATCAAGAAACGGGAACCTACAATGTCAGCCCGAAGTTTCAGGGCTTTGTTTAGAAGGCCTGATAATAAATCCGAGGCACTAGTTGATGCTTCTAATGACGAGGAACTAGTAGTTGTTGGTTGTTCGCGCCGCGTACCTGCAAGCAATGATGATGCTGAGAATATGGTGCTTGATGCATCCGCCACGGTTGAAACTAGGGATGGAAACGCTATAGGCTCACCGTCAAAGAATTCAGAAAATCAGAAGCTTCTTTTCAGTAGAACTAGCTTAGTATTGCCTTTAGAAAGCAAGAAAGACAGTACAGAAATTGAGCTGGATGCATGTGCCATTGCTTCAAATGGAGATGACCGCATTTTGAGTTCTGATGGGGTAATTCCATCTCAATCTGGGTGCGATGATGCTGCTGCTCAAGACAATAACACAGACTGTCTACCACAACCTGCTCAAGACGGCACTGATTCTCCTTTGATATCAAGTAGGGACGCAGAAAAGGTGACGCTTGATGCATCCTCCATGGTTGAAACTGAGGATGGGAACGCCATAGGTTCATCATCAAAGAATTCAGAAACACAAAAGCTTCTTTTCAGTAAAACTAGCTTAGAAATGGACATAGGCCATTCTTTGAAAAGGAAGAGAAGCTCTGAAGAATTTGAGCTGGATGCATGTGACATTGTTGCAAATGGAGATGATCGCGTTATGAGTCCCGAGGTGGTAATTCCATCTCCATCTGGGTGCAAAAATGATGATCGACCTGTAATGTGCAACACATGTGGAAAACGGCAAAA GGTCAACAGTGATTTTGAAAATCTGAGTCGTTGCTCCTGCATCACCCAGCCAGTTGACGAATCTGATCACGTCACACag GATATGGAGGAAAATGAACCAGCTGTGAGCAGAGACTATGAGGAGAACAGGCAAATGCAACACGGTAAATCAAGTGATCCCAAATTGTATTCATCGATGTACCCAGAGTATTGGGTTCCGGTGCAGCTATCAGATGTACAGCTGGAGCAATACTGTCGGACTCTCTTCTCCAAATCTTTATCTCTTTCTTCGCTGTCGAAGATTGATCTTGGAGCTCTCGAAGAAACTCTCATGTCTGTAAGGAAA ACCTGTGACCATCCATATGTTATGGATGCATCTTTGAAACAACTGCTCACCAAGAATCTGGAGTTTCATGAAATCGTGGATGTAGAAATTCAAGCAAGCGGGAAACTTCACCTGCTTGATTCCATGCTTAACCATATAAAAACGAACAGTTTAAAAGCAGTTGTCTTCTACCAG GCAACA CGGCAACATAAGGCTGTAGACCGTCCTCTAACGCATGCACTGCTCATGTGGGGGGCTTCATATTTATTTGATAAGCTGGATCATTTTCACGGCAATGAAACCCCAGATTCAAGAGCTTCGTTTGAACAATCTATAATGAATGGTGTGGTTCGTGAATTCTCGTCCATACTTTCTTccaaagatggagaagaaaatggAGGAAAGCTGTGTCTACTTTGGGAAGCCAAGCATGATCAGGGAACTTACAGCAGTGATTCTACTCTGTTTGgtgaaaaacataataatttgtCAGATGAAGATAGTCCTAATATATTTTGGACAAATCTGTTGGGGGGAAAGAATCCTATGTGGAAGTACGCGTCAGATACTCCTCAAAGAAATCGGAAAAGAGTTCAATATTTTGAGGGCTCTGCAGAAAGTCCCAAACTTGACGATGACGGAAATACAAAGAAGCGAAAGAAGGCTTCTGGCGATTTCACCGATGTCCAAGTAGATAATGATGAAAAAAAGGCCTCCGGGAAGGATCTCATGG GGGCTTTGGAGTCACCAAAAGTAGCACTCCAGCCAGCATGTAAATCTACATCTGGTACTGATGCTACATTGGATGAAAGTGATGCTTTTGGCTTGTATTCTGTGGGCGTTCATATCTCTAGAATCCCAGAGGATATGTTATTCGGTTATGATTGGAAAAAAACACCGCGTGAATCACAGAGGAAACTCCATGCTGATTTAAAGTCAGAAATGGCAAAACTTTGCCAAGTTTTGCATCTTTCA GAAGCATGCACAAGCATGGTTGAAAAATTTCTTGAATATGTTTTTGAGAACCACCTAATCTACGAAGAGCCAGCCACCACATTGCAGGCATTCCAGATAGCCCTG AGTTGGATTGCAGCTTTGTTGGTAAAGGAAAAGCTTAGTCACAAAGAATCTTTGGTCCGTGCAAAATCTGAATTAGCTTTCTATTGCTCAAGAGTAGaggtaaattatatatttacgaTATTGTCCTGCATGAAGAGTCTGTTCTTGGAGCGCACACAAGGTTTGCAGTGTGATTGCTTTGGTACTACTTCTAGCCAGTCAATGGTTAGTACAAAACAAGTGAATGAAAGTCTCTCAGGGGCTAGAGTGCGTCAGGGAAAGAACAATATAAAGTCGATGCGTAGCTCAGAGGGTGAAGAATGCACGACTGAGAAGAGATGTAGTCATTATAGCACTGCAACAAAAGATATCAACGAGACTATTAAAGACATAAAAAAGAAATGCAAGAGGCAACTGCAAAAGCTTGGACAAGAGCACGAGGAGAAAAAGGTGGAGCTGTTAAATATGCATGCAGACAAGAAGGAAAAACTTGAAACAAGGAAAAATTTGGAAGCAGCAGTAATTCGTTTATCTCGTTCACGGAAAAGCACCCAAGTGGATGATATCAAGCGGCTGGAACATGATTTTGAAAGAAAGTTTGATGAAATCAATAGTGAGAAAACTGAATGCCTTCAAAGTCTGGAGCAAATGCACGAGGCTGCAAAGAAGAAGTTGGCTGAGGATGAAGCCTGTTGGATTAGTCGGATAAAGAACTGGGCACAAGCGgaattaaaaatttgtgttcCCATCAAAAGTGGCAACAAGCATTTAAGTGAAATAAGCTCATCAAACACTTCCAAAAATGCTTGTGATGTACAAACTTGCAATGATGCCAGCGTTGAAGCTACTTACACTGATACGAATTGTATGGCTTCCAAGGTAAATCAAGTACCGGAAGCAGAAAACACATTAGGAACCATGTCGGGTGGCACAAATCAACAAGTTCCTGAATTGGTGGTTTTAAGAAATGACGAGGTGATGGATGTTTTAACCTTGTCTCCTGAGCAGCCTACAGAAAATGTGGCTACAAAGAGCCAGTCCAGTGAGCACGCTTCTCTCACTGTGCCTGAGATATTGATTCCTGCTGGCTGTCAAGAAGAATTTGCGGCTTTGAACGTGCGTTTGCCAGAATACCAGAATTGTGACAGAATAACATCAGCGGCACCAGATGAAGATGTTTCGTCAAGGGTGCCAGAGGTATCCCAGTCGCTAGCAAATCTTGCAAAATCTCCCTCCCCCGAGGTTTCCTTGAATAGAGAGGAGGCTTTGGTTACTACAGAAAATAATAGAACAGATCATGTGGATACTGATGCTGATAACATTTTGGCCCAGCAGAATAGGGAAACCTACTCTCTTGACAAGGAGATTCCTGACGAGGTTGCGTTGCCTAAGCCACACCCTGCGGCTGTGGTAGAGACTAGGGGTGCTACTGAATCTGATCAG GATGATCCTATGCCTTCTTCACCAGCTGGAAAGCAATCTGAACCAACAGCAAACACTCAGGGCCAAAATATTGAAGAAGTAATTGAGCCCCAGTCTGTTGAGCCAGAAACTGTAGAGGCTACTGATTATGCTGCATCCAATCAG GGTGATCGAGTTACATGTCCTTCGCCATCTTCACCAGCTGGAAATCAGCCTGTGCCAGAAGCAAACATTGAGGGTCAAAATATCAACACATTATCAGCTGAGCCCCACATAGCTGGTCCAGATGCAGTAGAGAGTGGTGATTATGCAATATCAGATCAG GACACAATGGTTGCTCAGGATGCGTGTTCTCTGCCATCTACATTGGTTGGAGCAAACATTGAGGGCCAAAATATCACGACAGTGGCTCAACTTCCTGCAGATGGATTAGATGCAGTAGAAAGTGGTGGAACTCCTGTATCAGATCAG GGTGCTCGGGATGCATCTCCTCGGCCTTTATCTTTGCCTGGAATTCACCCTGACGCAGAAGTTAACATTGAAGGCCTAAATAACACAGCAGTGGCTGAATCTCACACAACTGGGTCAAATGCATGTGAAATGGAAATAGCAGAAGCTGGTCCCCAAGTAGAACGGTCAACCCTTACAA ATCTTGTCCATGAAGGTGGTGTGGAGCCTTCAGCAGGTGTAACAGCTCCTGTTCCATCATTTCTTAGCAATGTTATGGGACAGAGTGCCGCTCAACCTGTTCCTCAAGTACCATTCCCTGTGTTCAACGACCCATTTCTGCATGATTTGGAGAGGCTGCGGAGAGAATCAGAGAACTCAAAGAAGATTTACGAAGAAAAG AAATCAGTCTTAAAATCTGAACTCGAGAGGAAGATGGCTGAATTACGAGCAGAGTTTCAACGAAGATTCCAGGAGGTAGAAGCTGAGAATAACACCAAAACGACGGAGATagagacaaataaaaatcttgTTATAATGAACAAACTGTTGGCGAATGCGTTCTTGTCCAAATGTACCGAGAAGAAGACATCTCCCTCAGCAGCTCCAAGGGGTAA AATTCAGCAGCTAGCACAGAGAGTGAGCACGCAGAGAAATTACACTGCTCCTGCTCTGTCTCCGGCTCCTGCTGCTGGACCTCTGCAGCTTCAGGCATCATCGTATCCTGCTCCTGCTCCGGCTCAGACTCCTCTGCAGACTCAGGCATCTTTGTGTCCTTCTTCAGTCTCTCGTCCATCAGGGCGTCCTCTGAATTCCGCGGTCTGCACAATGCCTCAGCCAAGACAGCCTCTGATATCCAACACAACTCCAACTCTGTCAGCTTCTCCTGCAACTAATCAAGTTGCCAATGCAAGTCTACGCTCTTCTGCACCACACCTCAACTCATATAGGCCATCCTCTTCAAGTCCTGGCTCCACAACTACTCCAACCTCAGCGCCGCCTCTTCAAGCTTTAACATATTCAGGTTTGTTaattcagcagcagcagcagcaagaacaacaaccacaacaggGATTGAGCCGTGGATTGCAGGGCAACGAGAATGTGGTTTGTCTTTCGGATGATGAGTGA